The following proteins are encoded in a genomic region of Actinomycetota bacterium:
- a CDS encoding crosslink repair DNA glycosylase YcaQ family protein — MRSPLSLTRRQILAFRRGVGALDERLPRGGRSLRRAAWAGLQDSMPRAALLSIHARVAGTRSTTWEDPTLVQLWGPRYSAYVVAARDLAIFSLGRLPDGAGPRRRAEDLAARLHALLDGSSMTYGEAGRALGVQPNALRYAAPTGTVVIRWDGARQPIVRTVPAPEVDPRNARLELARRHLHVFGPTTPAAFAEWAGIAAREGVAAFDALRRSLTPVRTSIGDAWILTRDEPMFRDAPNPAAPARLLPSGDAYFLLQGAERELLVPNPDRRRELWTPRVWPGALLVEGEVVGAWRRAHERVTIQTWRRLSRSARAAVEAEAVSLPLPGLEPIVVTWDE; from the coding sequence ATGAGATCGCCGCTCTCCCTGACGCGGAGGCAGATCCTCGCGTTCCGGCGGGGCGTCGGCGCGCTCGACGAGCGGCTCCCACGCGGAGGGCGTTCGCTCCGGCGCGCGGCGTGGGCGGGCCTTCAGGACAGCATGCCCCGAGCTGCGCTCCTCTCGATCCACGCCCGCGTCGCCGGGACTCGCTCGACCACGTGGGAAGATCCGACGCTCGTCCAGCTCTGGGGGCCCCGGTACAGCGCCTACGTGGTGGCCGCGCGCGACCTCGCGATCTTCTCGCTCGGCAGGCTGCCGGACGGCGCCGGCCCCCGGCGGAGGGCGGAGGACCTGGCCGCCCGCCTACACGCCCTCCTCGACGGGTCGAGCATGACGTACGGCGAGGCCGGGCGGGCGCTCGGCGTCCAGCCGAACGCGCTGAGGTACGCCGCCCCGACCGGCACGGTCGTGATCCGGTGGGACGGCGCGCGACAGCCGATCGTCCGGACCGTGCCGGCGCCCGAGGTCGATCCTCGCAACGCGCGCCTCGAGCTCGCGCGCCGGCACCTGCACGTCTTCGGTCCCACGACGCCGGCCGCGTTCGCCGAGTGGGCGGGGATCGCCGCGAGGGAAGGCGTCGCGGCGTTCGACGCGCTGCGCCGGTCGCTGACCCCCGTGCGAACATCGATCGGCGACGCCTGGATCCTCACCCGCGACGAGCCGATGTTCCGCGACGCTCCGAATCCCGCGGCGCCCGCACGACTCCTGCCGAGTGGGGACGCCTACTTCCTCCTGCAGGGAGCCGAGCGCGAACTCCTGGTCCCGAACCCCGATCGACGCCGTGAGCTCTGGACCCCGCGCGTGTGGCCCGGCGCCCTCCTCGTCGAGGGCGAGGTCGTCGGGGCATGGCGGCGTGCCCACGAGCGGGTGACGATCCAGACCTGGCGTCGTCTGTCTCGCTCTGCGAGGGCTGCGGTCGAGGCGGAAGCGGTGTCCCTGCCTCTGCCCGGGCTCGAGCCGATCGTGGTCACCTGGGACGAGTAG
- a CDS encoding VOC family protein: MGETVTPRRFHEIGWRVVRDDACAHFRTGSFAAGVALVDAIGELADTANHHPDVDLRPDGVTVRLRTHSTGGLSERDVELARQISGVAREQGAPVDLTELQIVQVAIDALVIPDVLPFWRAVLGYRQVGDAGLIDPHFQGPPFWFQQMDAPRPQRNRIHIDVYVPHDQAEARVEAAIAAGGHLVSDENAPEWWTLADPEGNEVDVAPWPDRD; this comes from the coding sequence GTGGGCGAGACGGTGACACCGCGGCGGTTCCACGAGATCGGCTGGAGGGTCGTGAGGGACGACGCGTGCGCGCACTTCCGCACCGGGTCGTTCGCGGCGGGCGTGGCGCTCGTGGACGCGATCGGCGAGCTGGCCGACACCGCGAACCATCACCCCGACGTCGACCTGCGGCCGGACGGTGTGACGGTGCGTCTGAGGACGCACAGCACCGGTGGGCTGAGCGAGCGCGACGTCGAACTCGCCCGCCAGATCTCAGGGGTGGCGCGAGAGCAGGGCGCCCCCGTCGATCTGACCGAACTGCAGATCGTCCAGGTCGCGATCGACGCGCTCGTCATCCCCGACGTGTTGCCGTTCTGGCGCGCCGTGCTCGGCTACCGGCAGGTGGGCGACGCGGGCCTGATCGACCCTCACTTCCAGGGTCCGCCGTTCTGGTTCCAGCAGATGGACGCGCCGCGCCCACAGCGCAACCGGATCCACATCGACGTCTATGTGCCGCACGACCAGGCGGAGGCGCGCGTCGAAGCGGCGATCGCCGCCGGTGGCCACCTGGTCAGCGACGAGAACGCGCCGGAGTGGTGGACCCTGGCCGACCCCGAGGGCAACGAGGTCGACGTCGCCCCGTGGCCCGACCGCGACTGA
- a CDS encoding crosslink repair DNA glycosylase YcaQ family protein, with amino-acid sequence MTTVHRLSRADARRIAVRAQLLDAERPTGLLELVRHLSMLQLDPIAAVAPSADLVAWSRLGSAYFPSELRGRLEDRSLLELNAIVRPAEDLALYRADMADWPGRGELRDWQAGRRDWVEANDACRRDILATLGRSGPLTMRELPDTIAKPWASTGWTNDRNVERLLDFLVQRGEVAVAGREGRERLWDLASRVYPDDPVVPAEVAQGIRDERRLRALGIARARAPKSPVEPYDVGEAGEPAVVEGVKGEWRVDPSLLGRRFSGRTALLSPFDRLVHDRKRLAELFDFDFQLEMYKPAPKRRWGYYALPVLHRDRLIGKVDATADRKVGVLRVDAIHEDEPFSKAAAAAVRREVNDLARWLEIDLVLPGSRSIEPAESLVSTLRA; translated from the coding sequence GTGACCACCGTCCACCGGCTCTCCCGGGCCGACGCGCGCCGGATCGCCGTGCGCGCCCAGCTGCTCGACGCCGAGCGACCGACCGGGCTGCTCGAGCTGGTGCGCCACCTGAGCATGCTCCAGCTCGATCCGATCGCAGCGGTCGCCCCGAGCGCCGACCTCGTCGCGTGGAGCCGCCTGGGGTCGGCGTACTTCCCTTCGGAGCTGCGCGGGCGCCTCGAGGACCGATCGCTCCTCGAGCTGAATGCGATCGTCCGGCCAGCGGAGGACCTCGCGCTCTACCGTGCCGACATGGCGGACTGGCCCGGGCGTGGCGAGCTCCGCGACTGGCAGGCGGGTCGACGGGACTGGGTCGAGGCCAACGACGCCTGCCGGCGGGACATCCTTGCGACGCTGGGGCGTTCGGGCCCGCTGACGATGCGTGAGCTGCCCGACACCATCGCGAAGCCCTGGGCGTCGACCGGGTGGACCAACGACCGCAACGTCGAGAGACTGCTCGACTTCCTGGTGCAGCGCGGTGAGGTCGCGGTCGCCGGCCGCGAGGGACGGGAACGGCTGTGGGATCTGGCGTCGCGGGTCTACCCCGACGACCCCGTCGTCCCCGCAGAAGTAGCGCAGGGCATCCGTGACGAGCGGCGGCTTCGCGCCCTCGGCATCGCCCGGGCTCGCGCGCCGAAAAGCCCGGTGGAGCCGTACGACGTGGGTGAGGCGGGTGAGCCCGCCGTCGTCGAAGGAGTCAAGGGAGAGTGGCGCGTCGACCCCTCGCTGCTGGGTCGTCGGTTCTCCGGGCGCACCGCGCTGCTGTCGCCGTTCGACCGGCTGGTGCACGACCGCAAGCGCTTAGCCGAGCTGTTCGACTTCGACTTCCAGCTCGAGATGTACAAGCCGGCGCCGAAGCGCCGGTGGGGGTACTACGCGCTGCCTGTGCTGCACCGAGATCGACTGATCGGGAAGGTCGACGCCACCGCGGACCGCAAAGTGGGGGTGCTCAGGGTCGATGCGATCCACGAGGACGAGCCGTTCAGCAAGGCCGCGGCGGCGGCGGTGCGCCGCGAGGTGAACGACCTCGCCCGCTGGCTCGAGATCGACCTGGTGCTGCCGGGCTCACGCTCGATCGAGCCCGCGGAAAGCCTTGTTTCGACCCTCCGAGCGTGA
- a CDS encoding adenylate/guanylate cyclase domain-containing protein: MTWYRRDDAAERAGVDADYVDRLVELGILAPAEPDRFSPGDVRRVLMARSLEDAGIPLEGVAAAIEQGALTLDFMDATAYERFATLSGESFRQVSDRTGIPLELLMCIREAMGMEQPSPDDRLREDEMAIVPFIELQVSEGFRHSAIERLLRVDGDSTRRIAEQEAAWWNAEVIAPAIAAGKGPDEIANAEFADRSAPLAEKAVVAMYRMHQARAWTANIIEGFEAMMEAAGIHSRLERLPAICFLDITGYTRLTQEHGDDAAADLASTVARLVQRSSVQHRGKPIKWLGDGVMFYFGEPRLGVRSALEMVDELAAAGLPPAHVGLHAGPVLFQEGDYFGQTVNLSARIADYARPGEVLISKAVADASQDEGLAFGDIGSVELKGVAGPVHLLRALLA; encoded by the coding sequence GTGACCTGGTATCGGCGCGACGACGCCGCCGAGCGAGCGGGGGTCGACGCCGACTACGTCGATCGCCTGGTCGAACTCGGCATCCTCGCCCCCGCGGAGCCGGATCGCTTCTCGCCCGGCGACGTGCGCCGCGTGCTGATGGCTCGGTCCCTCGAGGACGCCGGGATCCCGCTCGAGGGCGTGGCCGCCGCGATCGAGCAAGGCGCCCTGACGCTCGACTTCATGGACGCGACCGCGTACGAGCGGTTCGCGACCCTCTCCGGGGAGTCGTTCCGACAGGTCAGCGACCGAACCGGGATCCCGCTCGAGCTGCTCATGTGCATCCGAGAGGCGATGGGCATGGAGCAGCCGTCGCCCGACGATCGTCTCCGCGAGGACGAGATGGCGATCGTGCCGTTCATCGAGCTCCAGGTGTCCGAAGGGTTCCGACATTCAGCGATCGAGCGACTGCTCCGGGTCGACGGCGACAGCACCCGCCGGATCGCCGAGCAGGAGGCGGCGTGGTGGAACGCCGAGGTGATTGCGCCGGCTATCGCCGCGGGAAAGGGCCCGGACGAGATCGCCAACGCCGAGTTCGCCGACCGCAGCGCGCCGCTCGCGGAGAAGGCCGTCGTCGCCATGTATCGCATGCACCAGGCGCGCGCCTGGACGGCCAACATCATCGAGGGCTTCGAGGCGATGATGGAGGCGGCGGGCATCCACAGCCGCCTCGAGCGCTTGCCGGCGATCTGTTTCCTCGACATCACGGGGTACACGAGACTGACGCAGGAACACGGCGACGATGCGGCCGCGGACCTGGCCTCGACCGTCGCCCGACTGGTGCAGCGCAGCTCCGTGCAGCACCGCGGCAAGCCGATCAAGTGGCTCGGCGACGGGGTGATGTTCTACTTCGGCGAGCCCCGCTTGGGCGTCCGCAGTGCACTCGAGATGGTCGACGAGTTGGCTGCGGCCGGGCTTCCGCCCGCGCACGTCGGTCTGCACGCGGGTCCGGTCCTCTTCCAAGAGGGCGACTACTTCGGCCAGACCGTCAATCTCTCCGCGCGCATCGCCGACTACGCGCGACCCGGCGAGGTATTGATCAGCAAGGCGGTCGCCGACGCCTCACAGGACGAAGGCCTCGCGTTCGGCGACATCGGCTCGGTTGAGCTCAAGGGTGTCGCTGGACCGGTGCACCTGCTCCGTGCACTCCTCGCCTGA
- a CDS encoding nitroreductase/quinone reductase family protein codes for MAGGKARLPPRWFVVTAWHVHRLILRVSKGRKGLWPPRPGKWGALRLTTTGRRSGEPRSVIVGYYEDGSNLVSMAMNGWGAPEPAWWLNLQAHPEAVVELAGGIRHEVLGRAAVGEERERLWQRWAEIDRNLEGYAARRPRETAVVVLEPRAAAEHAAPNAAT; via the coding sequence ATGGCGGGTGGCAAGGCACGTCTTCCGCCGCGGTGGTTCGTCGTGACCGCCTGGCACGTGCACCGGCTGATCCTCCGGGTCAGCAAGGGGCGCAAGGGGCTGTGGCCCCCGCGCCCGGGCAAGTGGGGCGCCTTGCGGCTCACCACCACGGGCCGACGCAGCGGCGAGCCGCGGAGCGTGATCGTCGGCTATTACGAGGACGGGTCCAACCTGGTCTCGATGGCCATGAACGGCTGGGGTGCGCCCGAGCCGGCCTGGTGGCTGAACCTGCAGGCCCATCCGGAGGCGGTCGTCGAGCTGGCCGGTGGGATCCGGCACGAGGTGCTCGGCAGGGCCGCGGTGGGCGAGGAGCGTGAACGGCTGTGGCAGCGCTGGGCAGAGATCGACCGGAACCTCGAGGGCTACGCTGCGCGCCGCCCGCGAGAGACGGCGGTCGTCGTCCTGGAGCCGCGCGCGGCGGCCGAACACGCAGCCCCCAACGCTGCGACGTGA
- a CDS encoding BTAD domain-containing putative transcriptional regulator has product MSEREEGMRGRRIRPGALRMSLLGGFQLEDVDAKLILPEGSQRLLAFLALKGRSVRRRTVAGTLWPIASEDRANSSLRSALARLDAGARAAVEATAKDLRLADDVTVDLWDTRSIAHHLLEQTQGSGTDNLGSGAISALSNELLPDWYDEWVLVESEDWRQLRLHALEALAESLTKIEEFAGAAEAALAAVRAEPLRESPRAAMIRVHIAEGNPTEALREFDRYGELLMLELGVEPTERLRALVTDLWTVARP; this is encoded by the coding sequence ATGAGCGAACGAGAAGAAGGTATGCGCGGCAGGCGTATCAGGCCTGGGGCGCTACGGATGTCCCTTCTCGGCGGCTTCCAGCTCGAGGATGTAGACGCCAAGCTGATCCTGCCGGAGGGATCACAGCGCCTCCTCGCGTTCCTCGCGTTGAAGGGTCGGTCGGTCCGGCGCCGAACCGTCGCGGGAACCCTCTGGCCGATCGCCTCTGAGGACCGCGCGAACTCGAGCCTTCGATCCGCATTGGCTCGTCTCGACGCCGGGGCCCGGGCGGCGGTCGAAGCCACCGCCAAGGACCTGCGGCTGGCTGACGATGTCACCGTCGACCTCTGGGACACACGGTCGATCGCCCACCATCTGCTCGAGCAGACTCAGGGATCCGGCACGGACAACCTCGGTTCTGGGGCCATCTCGGCGCTCTCGAATGAACTCCTCCCTGACTGGTACGACGAGTGGGTGCTGGTCGAATCCGAGGACTGGCGACAGCTTCGCCTCCACGCGCTGGAAGCGCTCGCCGAGTCCCTGACGAAGATCGAGGAGTTCGCCGGTGCAGCCGAAGCCGCCCTCGCAGCGGTGAGGGCCGAACCGCTGAGGGAAAGCCCCCGGGCCGCCATGATCCGGGTGCACATCGCAGAGGGAAATCCGACCGAGGCGCTTCGGGAATTCGACCGATACGGGGAGTTGCTGATGCTCGAGCTGGGAGTCGAACCGACCGAACGCCTCCGGGCGCTCGTCACCGACCTTTGGACCGTCGCGCGACCGTGA
- a CDS encoding DUF4386 domain-containing protein, which yields MSVEVAAGVVLVVAPLWFNATFALLGKRFEYPDILRRPTAEVLERFRAGGSSLILLWWTFMLSGLLLIAGVVLLGQVLGFAGIVPVAVTVGVLAGLVQMLGLLRWVYAVPALARAYTDPTLVPEQREIHAAIFRVMHQYLGVGVGEHLGYLFTGLWSVLIGIGVLEATALPTWLGWPGIVIGAGLMVGSAEFLGPNEERGWALAGTAIPILYIAWSLWLLAMGIALIV from the coding sequence GTGAGCGTCGAGGTCGCCGCAGGTGTGGTGCTCGTCGTCGCGCCGCTCTGGTTCAACGCTACCTTCGCCCTGCTCGGCAAGCGCTTCGAGTACCCGGACATCCTGCGCCGACCTACGGCGGAGGTTCTCGAACGCTTCCGTGCCGGCGGTTCAAGCCTGATCCTCCTGTGGTGGACGTTCATGCTGTCGGGACTGCTGCTGATCGCCGGAGTCGTGCTGCTCGGCCAGGTCCTCGGCTTCGCGGGCATCGTCCCGGTCGCGGTGACGGTCGGGGTCCTTGCCGGTCTGGTCCAGATGCTGGGCCTCCTGCGGTGGGTGTACGCGGTCCCAGCGCTCGCCCGCGCCTATACGGACCCGACCCTCGTCCCCGAGCAGCGAGAGATCCATGCTGCGATCTTCCGCGTCATGCACCAGTACCTGGGGGTCGGTGTGGGCGAGCATCTCGGCTATCTCTTCACCGGCTTGTGGTCCGTATTGATCGGCATCGGTGTTCTCGAAGCAACTGCGCTGCCGACGTGGCTCGGCTGGCCGGGGATCGTCATCGGCGCCGGGCTGATGGTTGGCTCAGCGGAGTTCCTCGGACCGAACGAGGAGCGCGGGTGGGCGCTTGCGGGGACCGCCATCCCGATCCTCTACATCGCGTGGTCCCTCTGGCTCCTCGCCATGGGGATCGCCCTGATCGTGTGA
- a CDS encoding response regulator transcription factor, whose protein sequence is MRVVVADDTMLTREGIVRLLRDAGVDVVAEAEDADALLRHVRSVLPDVAIVDIRMPPTHTDEGLVAVQTIRADHPEVGALLLSQYVEPSYAMRLIQDQPERVGYLLKDRVQDIAVVVDALRRITDGETVIDPTIVSRLLGRRRREDPLERLTEREREVLGLVAEGMSNKAIASRLFVTERTVEAHVTQIFQKLELSGSADQHRRVLAVLAFLRTP, encoded by the coding sequence GTGCGGGTAGTGGTGGCCGACGACACGATGCTGACACGCGAGGGCATCGTTCGCTTGCTCCGCGACGCTGGCGTCGATGTCGTGGCCGAGGCCGAGGACGCCGATGCGCTGCTGCGCCACGTCCGGTCCGTTCTTCCCGATGTCGCGATCGTCGACATCCGGATGCCACCCACCCACACGGACGAGGGCCTGGTCGCTGTGCAGACGATCCGAGCGGACCACCCGGAGGTCGGCGCGCTCCTCCTGTCACAGTACGTCGAGCCGAGCTATGCGATGCGGCTGATCCAGGACCAGCCGGAACGCGTCGGGTACCTGCTCAAGGACCGCGTGCAGGACATCGCCGTCGTGGTCGACGCGCTTCGCCGCATCACGGACGGCGAGACGGTGATCGACCCCACGATCGTCTCTCGTCTGCTCGGGCGCCGACGCCGCGAGGACCCCCTGGAACGGCTGACGGAGCGGGAGCGGGAGGTCCTCGGTCTGGTCGCGGAAGGGATGTCGAACAAGGCCATCGCATCTCGGCTCTTCGTGACGGAACGGACCGTCGAGGCGCACGTGACCCAGATCTTCCAGAAGCTCGAGCTCTCCGGGTCGGCCGACCAGCATCGCCGCGTTCTCGCGGTGCTCGCGTTCCTCCGCACACCCTAG
- a CDS encoding histidine kinase, whose product MTLSIRWTNRKRLAVGAIGLAYALAALAVARVPGATSYAGRSGATAALVVVAGLSLFVGGLVVTSVEPIRKLGELAVIAGFTWFAPIWEGWYFGPPVVRSLGMLMSGFTFALLAHIILAYPTGGVRSRNDRWLVRAVYLEAVLVGIGLALFRDPFFDLDCWINCTDNVFLVRSVPGFARAIVLADRWFTVAAATALIASVAWRLATGSASARRAAIPIVAPTVMLTGAIWGRVVALLGTPIENPADPVFFMSFVVGALSVVLLALAVVWAAVRSRLQHRAVTQIVTNLREVPAPGSVETALGLALGDPELRIAYWLPASARFVDATGARVPEPTGEPGRSVTTLLHEDRRVAVVSHLATLPDLQRELGTAVRLGLENERLQAEVLAQLHELRASRARIVETGDAARRRLERDLHDGAQQRLLALSYDIRLALTAAQADGDATTATLLQDALDRSQPALDELRELAHGIYPAILAEAGLGPALESLADAAPIPVEIRDAVTDGCAAAADAAAYLVAEEGISDAAGRGATHAMISATRAEGRLVITVEDDGAGRTSRLVGLQDRLGAAGGELVLEPRRIRGEVPCG is encoded by the coding sequence GTGACCCTCTCGATCCGATGGACCAATCGGAAGCGGCTCGCGGTGGGCGCGATCGGGCTGGCCTACGCGCTGGCGGCCCTCGCCGTCGCGCGGGTGCCGGGAGCCACGAGCTATGCGGGGCGCTCGGGAGCGACCGCCGCCCTGGTCGTCGTCGCCGGCTTGTCCCTGTTCGTCGGCGGGCTGGTCGTGACGTCGGTCGAGCCGATCCGGAAGCTCGGCGAGCTCGCGGTCATCGCCGGGTTCACGTGGTTCGCGCCGATCTGGGAGGGGTGGTACTTCGGTCCGCCGGTGGTGCGGAGCCTCGGGATGCTGATGTCCGGGTTCACCTTCGCGCTGCTGGCCCACATCATCCTCGCGTACCCGACCGGAGGTGTGAGGTCGCGGAACGATCGATGGCTCGTGCGTGCGGTGTACCTCGAAGCCGTCCTCGTCGGGATCGGCCTGGCGCTGTTCCGAGATCCGTTCTTCGATCTGGACTGCTGGATCAACTGCACCGACAACGTCTTCCTCGTCCGCTCCGTTCCTGGCTTCGCGCGGGCGATCGTCTTGGCGGACCGGTGGTTCACGGTCGCGGCGGCGACCGCGCTCATCGCGTCGGTCGCCTGGCGGCTCGCCACCGGATCGGCTTCGGCACGACGTGCAGCGATCCCGATCGTCGCTCCCACGGTGATGCTTACCGGCGCGATCTGGGGACGAGTCGTCGCGTTGTTGGGGACACCGATCGAGAACCCAGCCGACCCCGTGTTCTTCATGAGCTTCGTGGTTGGGGCTCTGAGCGTCGTCCTGCTGGCCCTCGCCGTCGTGTGGGCCGCCGTGCGCTCACGGCTCCAACACCGCGCCGTCACGCAGATCGTCACCAACCTGCGTGAGGTGCCCGCCCCCGGTTCCGTCGAGACGGCGCTCGGCCTGGCGCTCGGCGACCCGGAGCTTCGGATCGCGTACTGGCTCCCGGCGTCGGCTCGCTTCGTCGACGCGACCGGTGCGCGGGTGCCCGAACCGACCGGTGAGCCCGGGCGGTCGGTGACGACGCTCCTGCACGAGGACCGTCGTGTCGCGGTCGTCTCCCACCTCGCGACCTTGCCGGACCTTCAGCGTGAGCTCGGGACCGCCGTCCGGCTCGGCCTCGAGAACGAACGTCTCCAGGCCGAAGTGCTCGCGCAGCTCCATGAGCTCCGAGCCTCGCGTGCCAGGATCGTCGAGACCGGGGATGCCGCGCGGCGCCGGCTCGAGCGGGACCTCCACGACGGCGCGCAGCAGCGGCTGCTCGCACTTTCCTACGACATCCGGCTCGCGCTGACGGCGGCGCAGGCCGACGGAGACGCGACGACCGCGACCCTGTTGCAGGACGCCCTCGATAGGTCGCAGCCGGCGCTCGACGAGCTCCGCGAGCTCGCCCACGGGATCTACCCGGCGATCCTGGCCGAGGCCGGCCTCGGCCCAGCGCTCGAGAGCCTGGCCGATGCGGCCCCGATCCCCGTGGAGATCCGTGACGCCGTGACGGACGGATGCGCCGCTGCCGCGGACGCCGCGGCGTACCTCGTCGCCGAGGAAGGGATCAGCGACGCGGCCGGACGAGGCGCGACGCACGCGATGATCTCCGCGACGCGCGCCGAGGGAAGGCTCGTCATCACGGTGGAGGACGATGGTGCCGGGCGGACGTCACGGCTGGTGGGGCTCCAGGATCGGCTGGGCGCCGCGGGTGGGGAGCTCGTCCTGGAACCACGACGCATCCGAGGGGAGGTTCCGTGCGGGTAG
- the dctP gene encoding TRAP transporter substrate-binding protein DctP codes for MQRMRGRARFTIVAVAVAMVVGACTSEGTSEGRTGDKAGGTGEPVVLKMATTNGDLDFTPQIKYLVERVAQLSDGNVRIDPVYEVGDFAPDAEQQVVRGVAAGEFDLGYVGTQGFEALGAENFVALTAPMLIDSYALEDAVIKSGVTDQMLQGLEDVGVTGLGVLAGALRKPVTVKRPVLGPSDWQGITFGTFDSEGQAEAIRALDATPMKVVGDERDRALEEGSIDGFESSLLSYRLNGQERSAPYVAANVNLWPLTLAVVGNPDAVTELSEQQRAWLHQAMDDAAQRSTTLVDTDERSLEESCDLGARFALASDADLAGLQEAFAPVYASLQEDPATQGFIEQIQQLKLSTPFEPAPAFGAECMGEAPGQAGTAAGSADAKAASSLNGVYRFSISKEEATAAGAGDDPDYPTTQTVWLEDGDWTMEGPEGSNGGTYVVNGDEISFETPSYDVINTFTFTRDEEGNLTLEAVEPMDPGDRILMTTKTWTKID; via the coding sequence ATGCAGCGGATGCGTGGAAGGGCGAGGTTCACGATCGTCGCCGTCGCCGTCGCCATGGTGGTCGGCGCCTGCACGAGCGAGGGCACGAGCGAGGGACGAACCGGCGACAAGGCCGGCGGCACCGGTGAGCCCGTGGTGCTGAAGATGGCCACCACGAACGGCGACTTGGACTTCACGCCGCAGATCAAGTACCTCGTGGAGCGGGTGGCGCAGCTCTCGGACGGGAACGTCCGGATCGACCCGGTGTACGAGGTCGGAGATTTCGCGCCCGACGCGGAGCAGCAGGTCGTGCGCGGGGTCGCCGCCGGGGAGTTTGACCTCGGCTACGTCGGCACGCAGGGCTTCGAGGCCCTCGGCGCGGAGAACTTCGTGGCGCTCACCGCGCCGATGCTCATCGACAGCTACGCGCTCGAGGACGCCGTGATCAAGAGCGGGGTCACCGATCAGATGTTGCAGGGACTCGAGGATGTCGGCGTGACCGGCCTCGGTGTCCTGGCCGGTGCCCTGCGCAAGCCGGTCACCGTGAAGCGCCCCGTCCTCGGTCCCTCCGACTGGCAGGGGATCACGTTCGGGACGTTCGACTCGGAGGGCCAGGCGGAGGCGATCCGAGCGCTCGACGCCACCCCGATGAAGGTCGTCGGGGATGAACGCGACCGGGCGCTCGAGGAAGGCTCGATCGACGGGTTTGAGTCCAGCCTCCTCTCCTACCGACTCAACGGGCAAGAGCGGTCGGCACCCTACGTGGCAGCCAACGTCAACCTGTGGCCGCTGACGCTCGCCGTCGTCGGTAACCCCGACGCGGTCACGGAACTCAGCGAGCAGCAGCGAGCGTGGCTCCACCAGGCGATGGACGACGCCGCCCAGCGCTCGACCACGCTCGTCGACACGGATGAGAGGAGCCTCGAGGAGTCCTGTGATCTTGGCGCTCGGTTCGCGCTGGCGTCCGACGCCGACCTCGCGGGGCTCCAGGAGGCCTTCGCTCCGGTGTACGCGTCGCTCCAGGAGGACCCAGCGACGCAGGGCTTCATCGAGCAGATCCAGCAGCTCAAGCTGTCGACGCCGTTCGAGCCAGCTCCGGCGTTCGGAGCGGAGTGCATGGGCGAGGCGCCGGGCCAGGCGGGCACGGCCGCCGGGAGTGCGGATGCGAAGGCGGCCAGCAGCCTCAACGGCGTGTACCGCTTCTCGATCAGCAAGGAAGAGGCGACCGCCGCCGGGGCGGGCGACGACCCCGACTACCCGACCACCCAAACCGTCTGGTTGGAGGACGGGGACTGGACGATGGAGGGGCCCGAGGGTAGCAACGGCGGCACCTACGTAGTGAACGGGGACGAGATCTCCTTCGAGACGCCTTCGTACGACGTCATCAACACCTTCACGTTCACCCGCGACGAGGAGGGCAACCTCACGCTGGAGGCCGTTGAGCCGATGGACCCCGGCGACCGGATCCTCATGACGACGAAGACCTGGACGAAGATCGACTGA